One part of the Acidobacteriota bacterium genome encodes these proteins:
- a CDS encoding UMP kinase: MTSRAYRRVLLKLSGEALASDHGVFGIDPDATGQLARDITEVHALGVEIAVVIGGGNIFRGLSASDRGMERATADYMGMLATVINALALADAIERLGALTRVVTAIEMREVAEPYVRDRTLRHLEKGRIVLFGAGTGNPYFTTDTAAALRAMEIRADVLLKGTKVDGVFTSDPLTDPTATLIDRVSHQQVLEQGLRVMDATAISLCMDNGMPIVVFNLRTPGNMRRAALGEPVGSTVTASGAEDRPEVTT; this comes from the coding sequence ATGACCAGCCGGGCCTACCGTCGTGTGCTCCTCAAACTGTCGGGCGAGGCGCTAGCCTCTGACCACGGTGTCTTCGGTATCGACCCGGATGCCACCGGGCAACTGGCGCGCGACATCACCGAAGTGCACGCCCTCGGGGTGGAGATCGCCGTCGTCATCGGCGGCGGCAACATCTTCCGCGGACTTTCTGCGAGCGACCGTGGGATGGAACGCGCTACCGCCGACTACATGGGCATGCTCGCAACGGTAATCAACGCCCTTGCGCTCGCCGACGCCATCGAGCGGCTCGGCGCCCTGACCCGCGTCGTAACTGCGATCGAGATGCGCGAAGTGGCCGAGCCGTATGTGCGCGACCGTACTCTCCGCCATCTCGAGAAGGGCCGAATCGTGCTGTTCGGCGCGGGCACCGGCAACCCGTACTTCACGACCGATACGGCGGCCGCGCTCCGCGCGATGGAGATACGGGCCGACGTCCTTTTGAAGGGGACCAAAGTGGACGGCGTGTTCACGTCCGACCCGCTGACCGACCCGACGGCAACGCTGATCGATCGGGTTTCGCACCAGCAGGTGCTCGAGCAGGGGTTGCGGGTGATGGATGCGACCGCCATTTCGCTTTGCATGGACAACGGAATGCCGATCGTCGTCTTCAATCTCCGTACGCCCGGAAACATGCGGCGCGCGGCGCTGGGCGAGCCGGTCGGCTCAACGGTCACGGCGTCCGGCGCCGAGGACCGTCCGGAGGTAACGACATGA
- a CDS encoding ribosome recycling factor, translated as MTAITDPESAHDDAERRMHGAVAHVKRELAGVRTGRASINLLDSVVVNAYGAEMPLNQVASLSVPESTLIVATPFDPSQIRAIEHGIQTANLGLNPSNDGKVIRIPIPPLNDERRRELSRLVHKLAEEGRTSVRQVRHHANDALKRLLKNHELSEDEERRALDDIQKLTDAHIKEIDALQKAKDAELLEQ; from the coding sequence ATGACGGCCATCACCGATCCCGAGTCGGCCCACGACGATGCCGAGCGCCGCATGCACGGCGCCGTCGCCCACGTGAAGCGCGAGCTGGCGGGGGTGCGCACGGGGCGGGCGTCGATCAATCTTCTCGACAGCGTCGTGGTGAACGCTTACGGCGCGGAAATGCCGCTCAACCAGGTGGCCAGCCTCTCGGTTCCGGAATCGACGCTGATTGTCGCCACGCCGTTCGACCCGTCGCAGATCCGGGCCATCGAGCACGGGATTCAGACCGCCAACCTCGGACTGAATCCGAGCAATGACGGCAAGGTGATCAGGATTCCCATTCCACCGTTGAACGACGAGCGCCGGCGGGAACTGTCGCGTCTCGTCCACAAGCTGGCCGAGGAGGGGCGGACCAGCGTCCGGCAGGTGCGCCACCACGCGAACGATGCGCTGAAGCGTCTGCTGAAGAACCACGAGCTGTCGGAGGACGAGGAACGGCGCGCGCTCGACGATATCCAGAAGCTGACGGACGCCCACATCAAGGAGATCGACGCGTTGCAGAAGGCCAAGGACGCGGAGCTGCTGGAGCAGTAG
- a CDS encoding threonine synthase produces the protein MAASISRLTHLDCAAMCGEGSYDPEEPQHLCRCGSPLLARYDLTRDAGVRLRSALRRGRPPTMWRYAEVLPPGGEEGGPVTLGEGYTPLLRTRRLADLLGMDWLAVKDESANPTNSFKARGMSAAVTVARRLGARTLSAPSAGNAANALGAYAARAGLEAQVFMPRDVKTPFIRECEEYGATVTLVDGLITDAGRVAAETGGPLGWYDVSTLREPYRVEGKKTMAYEVAEQCDWESWPDWFIYPTGGGTGIVGMWKAFEELEALGLMPKDARRPRMVSVQADGCAPIVRAFERGADHAEPWQDARTAADGLRVPRAIGDFLILRALRESGGTAIAVSDAEMVGAMRELGATEGISAAPEGGATLVALRKLLASGTILPTDRVVLFNTGGALKYLDLLT, from the coding sequence ATGGCCGCCTCCATCTCCCGGCTCACCCACCTCGACTGTGCCGCGATGTGCGGTGAAGGCTCCTACGATCCGGAGGAGCCGCAGCATCTGTGCCGTTGCGGGTCGCCGCTGCTCGCTCGCTACGACCTGACGCGCGACGCCGGCGTCCGGCTCCGCTCTGCGCTCCGGCGGGGCCGGCCACCGACGATGTGGCGATACGCGGAGGTGCTCCCCCCGGGTGGCGAGGAAGGCGGGCCGGTGACGCTGGGCGAGGGCTACACTCCGCTGCTCCGAACTCGCCGCCTTGCCGACCTGCTCGGAATGGACTGGCTTGCCGTCAAGGACGAATCGGCCAACCCCACGAACTCATTCAAGGCGCGCGGCATGTCGGCCGCGGTCACCGTGGCGCGGCGCCTCGGCGCGCGCACCCTCTCGGCGCCATCGGCGGGAAATGCGGCAAATGCGCTTGGCGCCTATGCCGCCCGCGCCGGACTCGAGGCGCAGGTCTTCATGCCGCGCGACGTCAAGACCCCGTTTATCCGCGAGTGCGAAGAGTACGGCGCGACCGTCACGCTGGTCGACGGGTTGATCACCGACGCGGGCCGGGTTGCCGCGGAAACGGGCGGCCCCCTCGGCTGGTACGACGTCTCGACTCTGCGCGAGCCGTACCGGGTCGAAGGCAAGAAAACGATGGCGTACGAGGTGGCGGAACAGTGCGACTGGGAATCCTGGCCAGACTGGTTCATCTACCCGACCGGGGGCGGCACCGGCATCGTCGGCATGTGGAAGGCCTTCGAGGAACTGGAAGCGCTTGGCCTGATGCCGAAGGACGCGCGCCGTCCCCGGATGGTGAGCGTGCAGGCCGACGGATGCGCACCCATCGTTCGGGCCTTCGAGCGGGGCGCCGATCATGCCGAACCCTGGCAGGATGCCCGCACCGCCGCCGACGGCCTGCGTGTTCCCCGTGCAATTGGCGACTTTCTGATCCTGCGCGCGCTACGCGAGAGCGGTGGCACGGCAATTGCGGTGAGCGACGCCGAAATGGTGGGTGCGATGCGTGAACTGGGTGCGACCGAAGGCATCAGCGCGGCCCCGGAGGGGGGCGCTACGCTCGTCGCCCTCCGGAAGCTGCTTGCCAGCGGCACCATCCTGCCCACCGACCGCGTTGTCCTCTTCAACACTGGCGGCGCCCTCAAGTACCTCGACCTGCTCACCTGA